The DNA window GTGTGCTGGGGCATCGGCAGATCCTCGTGTTTTGTCGGCAGTCCACAGACCTGCCCGACCCTAGCCGCCGCGACTTGAGTGTCAGGTGTGGCGATACACACACTCCCATCCGGCCATGTTGTGCGATCTCTCCTTGGCCGGGAGTGGTGGTGTGGTCCAGGATCGGCCTCATGGACCTGCTGAACACCCTGGTGGACAAGGGGCTGCGGCGCGAGCTGCCGACCCGCGAAGAGGCGCTCGCCGTACTGGCGACTTCCGACGACGAACTGCTCGACGTGGTGGCCGCGGCCGGCAAGGTGCGCCGCCAGTGGTTCGGCCGCCGGGTCAAGCTCAACTACCTGGTCAACCTGAAGTCGGGCCTGTGCCCGGAGGACTGCTCCTACTGCTCGCAGCGCCTCGGCTCGAAGGCCGAGATCCTCAAGTACACCTGGCTCAAGCCCGAGGAGGCCTCGCAGGCCGCGGCGGCCGGTGTCGCGGGCGGCGCGAAGCGCGTCTGCCTGGTCGCGAGCGGCCGCGGGCCGACGGACCGGGACGTGGAGCGCGTCGGCAAGACGATCGCCGCGATCAAGGAGCAGAACGAGGGCGTCGAGGTCTGCGCCTGCCTGGGCCTGCTCTCCGACGGCCAGGCCGAGCGGCTGCGCGACGCGGGCGCGGACGCGTACAACCACAACCTCAACACCTCCGAGGCGACGTACGGCCAGATCACCAAGACCCACACCTACGCGGACCGGGTCGACACGGTGCAGAAGGCGCACGCCGCCGGCCTGTCCGCCTGCTCCGGTCTGATCGCGGGCATGGGCGAGAGCGACGAGGACCTCGTCGACGTCGTCTACTCGCTGCGCGAGCTGGACCCGGACTCGGTTCCGGTCAACTTCCTGATCCCGTTCGAGGGCACCCCCCTCGCCAAGGAGTGGAACCTCACCCCCCAGCGCGCCCTGCGGATCCTCGCGATGGTGCGCTTCGTCTGCCCCGACGTCGAGGTCCGGCTCGCGGGCGGGCGCGAGGTGCACCTGCGCTCCATGCAGCCGCTGGCCCTGCACCTGGTGAACTCGATCTTCCTGGGCGACTACCTCACCAGCGAGGGCCAGGCCGGCCAGGCGGACCTCGACATGATCGCGGACGCCGGCTTCGAGGTGGAGGGCGCCGGTACGGCCACCCTCCCGGCCCACCGGGCCGACGTCGCGGAAGCGGCCACCGGGGGCGGCTGCGGCTCGCACGGCGGCGGCGCCTCCCTCTGCGGTCCGGCGGGTGCCGGCGAGGCGGACCCGGCGTCCGGGGCGGGCTGCGGCTCGGCCTGCGGCGGCTGCTCCGGACACGCGGAAGCTGCGCCCGTACCGGTGCGGGCCGATGCCGGCGAGGTCCGCTCGGACCTCGTGGCGGTCCGCCGCCGCGGTGCGGGAACGGACCTCGCGCCCAATGCCTGACCAGCTCGACCCGCCGCTGTCCGGCGCGGAACTCCTCGCCCTGGACCGGCAGCACGTCTGGCACCCGTACGGCCCGATGCCCGGGCGGCAGGAGCCGCTGGTCATCGCCTCCGCCTCGGGCGTGCGGCTGCGGCTCGCCGACCCGTCCCAGGGGCAGGGCCACGAGGAGCTCGTCGACGGCATGTCCTCCTGGTGGTCGGCCATCCACGGCTACAACCACCCGGTGCTGAACGAGGCGGCGACCACCCAGCTGGGCCGGATGTCGCACGTGATGTTCGGCGGGCTCACCCATGAGCCCGCCGTCCGGCTCGCCGCGAAGCTCGTCGAGATCACCCCGCCGGGGCTGGAGCACGTCTTCCTCTCCGACTCGGGCTCGGTGTCCGTCGAGGTCGCGGTCAAGATGTGCCTGCAGTACTGGCGTTCCCTGGGCCGCACGGGCAAGACCCGGCTGCTGACCTGGCGCGGCGGCTACCACGGGGACACCTGGCAGCCGATGGCCGTCTGCGACCCCCAGGGCGGCATGCACGAGCTGTGGCAGGGCCACCTGCCGCGGCAGGTGTTCGCGGACGCGCCGCGCGGGGACTTCGACACCCCTCTGGACCCGGCGTACACGGACCACCTGCGGTCCCTGATCGCCGCCCACGCGGACGAGCTGGCAGCGGTGATCGTGGAGCCGGTGGTGCAGGGCGCGGGCGGCATGCGCTTCCACAACCCCGCCCACCTGCGGGTGCTGCGCGAGCTGTGCGACGAGTACGGCGTACTCCTCATCCTGGACGAGATCGCGACGGGCTTCGGCCGCACCGGTGCGCTCTTCGCCGCGGACCACGCGGGGATCACACCGGACGTGATGTGCCTCGGCAAATCACTGACGGGCGGTTACCTCACGCTCGCGGCGACCCTGTGCACGGAGCGGGTGGCCGACGGGATCTCCCGGGGCGAGGTGCCGGTGCTCGCCCACGGGCCGACCTTCATGGGCAATCCGCTGGCGACGGCCGTGGCGCTCGCCTCGATCGAGCTGCTGCTCGGCCAGGACTGGGCGACCGAGGTCAAGCGGATCGAGGCGGGGCTGCGCGAGGGCCTTTCGGCCGCGGCCGGGCTGCCGGGCGTACGGGACGTACGGGTGCTGGGCGCGATCGGCGTGGTCCAGCTGGACCACGAGGTCGACATGGCGGCCGCCACGGCGGCGGCGGTGCGGGAGGGCGTCTGGCTGCGCCCGTTCCGCGACCTGATCTACACCATGCCGCCGTTCGTCACGGGCGACACCGATGTCGCCCGGATCTGCCGAGCGGTGTGCGCGGCGGCGCGGGAAGGCTGAGATGTCCATTCTGGTCGTGTCCGGTACGGGCACGGAGATCGGCAAGACCGTGGTCACCTCGGCGGTCGCCGCCGCGGCGGTGGCCGCTGGGCGCTCGGTGGCGGTGCTCAAGCCCGCCCAGACCGGTGTCGGCCCGGACGAGCCGGGGGACGCGGCGGAGGCCGTCCGGCTGGCCGGCCCCGCCGTCACGGCGAGGGAACTGGCCCGCTACCCGGAGCCGTTGGCCCCGGACACGGCGGCCCGCCGGGCCGGGCTGCCGACGCTCTCCCCCTCGGAGATCGCCGAGGCGGCCCGCGAGCTGTCCCTCCACCACGACCTGGTCCTGGTGGAGGGCGCGGGCGGCCTGCTGGTCCGCTTCGACGAGGCGGGCCACACCCTGGCCGACGCCGCGGTCCTGCTGGGCGCCCCGGTCCTGGTGGTCGCCGCGGCGGGCCTCGGCACCCTCAACTCCACCACCCTGACGGCGCAGGCCCTGCGGGCGCGGGGCCTGACGGCGCTGGGCGTGGTCGTCGGCAGCTGGCCCGCCTCCCCAGACCTGGCCTCCCGCTGCAACCTGGCCGACCTCCCGAAGTCCGCGGGCGTCCCCCTCCTGGGCGCGATCCCGGAAGGCGCGGGCACCCTCCCGCCACCGGACTTCCGCACCCAGTCCCCCACCTGGCTCGCCCCACCCCTCAGCGGCACCTGGTCTCCCACCTCCTTCCTGACCACATGGGCACCCCCGGAGTTCACCCCCGCCGACGCCTGAGGCGCGGGGCCCGGGGCGGAGCCCCGGCAACGGCGCCGCACCTGCCCGGCAGACGCGAGGCCCCGCCGGGCAAAATCCAGCCCCGCCGGCGCTCGAGGCGCGGGGCCCGGCGCAGCGCCGGCAACGGCACGGCACCCCCGGGAGGGATGAGGCCCGGCCGACAGGGGCAGGCTGAAGGTACGGGTACGTACGCCACCGCCCCCGCCCCCGGAGGTCCGCCATGCCGCCGCGCCACGACCCGGTTCACCACCCGCTCTTCGCCCGCTTCTACGCCCGAGCCAGCCGATCCGCCGAGACCCGCGCCGGCATCGCCGCCCTCCGCCGCGAGCTCCTCCACGGAGTGTCCGGCCGCGTGATCGAGATCGGCGCCGGGAACGGCCTGAACTTCCCGCACTACCCCCGCGCGGTCTCCGAGGTCGTCGCCGTGGAACCGGACCGCACCCTCCGCCGGCTCGCCACCCAGGCGGCCCTGCGCGTCGAGGTCCCGGTGGACGTCGTACCCGCCGCCGCCGAGGCGCTCCCCGTCAAGAGCGAGGCCTTCGACGCCGCCGTCGCCTCCCTGGTGCTGTGCTCCGTACGGGACCTGGCCCGCTCCCTCGCCGAACTGCACCGCGTGCTCCGCCCCGACGCGGAGCTGCGCTTCTTCGAGCACGGCCTGGCGCCCGGCCCCGGCATGGCCTCCGTCCAGCGCGCGCTGGACCGTACCGTCTGGCCGTTGCTCTTCGGCGGCTGCCACACCTCCCGCGACCCGCTCGCCGCGGTGGAGGCGGCCGGGTTCCGGATCGTCTCGCAGCGCAGCTTCCGGCTGCCCGAGCGCGGCCCGGCGCTGCCCACGTCCTACTGCGTCATCGGGTCGGCGCGCCGAGTGGCTTGACCCAGCGGGTCCACTGCTCCTCGGGCCGGTAGCCGGCCGCGTCCCACGCCCGGTGCGCGGAGGCGTTGCGGTCGAGCACCATGGCGTCCGCGCGCCGTCCGCCGAGCGCCTCGAACCGCTCCTCGGCCGCGGCCAGCAGGGCGCTGCCTATGCCCTGCCTGCGGTGTGCCGGGTGGACGGCGAGCCGGTAGAGGTGGCAGCGCCAGCCGTCGAACCCGGCGATGACGGTGCCGACGAGCTGCCCGTCACGGCGGGCGAGCAGCAGCGCGTGCGGGTCGCGGGCGTGGAGCCGCTCGACCCCGGCGAGATCGTCGCTGATACTCGTCCCCTCGGCAGCGGCTTGCCAGAAGTCCAGTACGGCGGTGAGATCGGCCGCCGCAGCAGGGCCGATGTGAAGATCGCTCATGTCCGGATCCCATCATCCGGGCCGCTCCGCCAAAAGAATGATCCCCCCTCTTTGCCCCTCCTTTACCATGGGGGCAAAGATCCTCCTGATTGAAAGGTGTGAGCGTCCGCCCATGGGCGAGCCTCCCAGTCCACGAGATTCCCGCTTCCCCCGTGCGAGGCATCGCGCGACCCCCCGCCTCCTGGCCGATCATGGGACGGAGGTGATCGAGCGATGACCGAAGTGCTCCTGCTCGTCGTGGCGCTCCTGCTCTGCCTTGCCTGCGGAGTCTTCGTCGCGGCCGAGTTCTCGCTGACCACCGTCGAGCGCAGTGAGCTCCAAAAGGCCGTCGAGCGCGGTGAGCGGGGAGCCGACAGCGCTCTGGCCGCCGTCCGGACCCTGACCTTCCAGCTCTCCGGCGCCCAGCTCGGCATCACCGTGACCGGCCTGGTCATCGGCATGATCTCCAAGCCGTCGATCGCCGCCCTGCTCCAGGGCCCGTTCCAGTCCATGGGGCTGTCGGCCAGTGCCGCCTCCTCCACCGCCCTGGTC is part of the Streptomyces subrutilus genome and encodes:
- the bioB gene encoding biotin synthase BioB; the encoded protein is MDLLNTLVDKGLRRELPTREEALAVLATSDDELLDVVAAAGKVRRQWFGRRVKLNYLVNLKSGLCPEDCSYCSQRLGSKAEILKYTWLKPEEASQAAAAGVAGGAKRVCLVASGRGPTDRDVERVGKTIAAIKEQNEGVEVCACLGLLSDGQAERLRDAGADAYNHNLNTSEATYGQITKTHTYADRVDTVQKAHAAGLSACSGLIAGMGESDEDLVDVVYSLRELDPDSVPVNFLIPFEGTPLAKEWNLTPQRALRILAMVRFVCPDVEVRLAGGREVHLRSMQPLALHLVNSIFLGDYLTSEGQAGQADLDMIADAGFEVEGAGTATLPAHRADVAEAATGGGCGSHGGGASLCGPAGAGEADPASGAGCGSACGGCSGHAEAAPVPVRADAGEVRSDLVAVRRRGAGTDLAPNA
- a CDS encoding adenosylmethionine--8-amino-7-oxononanoate transaminase translates to MPDQLDPPLSGAELLALDRQHVWHPYGPMPGRQEPLVIASASGVRLRLADPSQGQGHEELVDGMSSWWSAIHGYNHPVLNEAATTQLGRMSHVMFGGLTHEPAVRLAAKLVEITPPGLEHVFLSDSGSVSVEVAVKMCLQYWRSLGRTGKTRLLTWRGGYHGDTWQPMAVCDPQGGMHELWQGHLPRQVFADAPRGDFDTPLDPAYTDHLRSLIAAHADELAAVIVEPVVQGAGGMRFHNPAHLRVLRELCDEYGVLLILDEIATGFGRTGALFAADHAGITPDVMCLGKSLTGGYLTLAATLCTERVADGISRGEVPVLAHGPTFMGNPLATAVALASIELLLGQDWATEVKRIEAGLREGLSAAAGLPGVRDVRVLGAIGVVQLDHEVDMAAATAAAVREGVWLRPFRDLIYTMPPFVTGDTDVARICRAVCAAAREG
- the bioD gene encoding dethiobiotin synthase, translating into MSILVVSGTGTEIGKTVVTSAVAAAAVAAGRSVAVLKPAQTGVGPDEPGDAAEAVRLAGPAVTARELARYPEPLAPDTAARRAGLPTLSPSEIAEAARELSLHHDLVLVEGAGGLLVRFDEAGHTLADAAVLLGAPVLVVAAAGLGTLNSTTLTAQALRARGLTALGVVVGSWPASPDLASRCNLADLPKSAGVPLLGAIPEGAGTLPPPDFRTQSPTWLAPPLSGTWSPTSFLTTWAPPEFTPADA
- a CDS encoding class I SAM-dependent methyltransferase produces the protein MPPRHDPVHHPLFARFYARASRSAETRAGIAALRRELLHGVSGRVIEIGAGNGLNFPHYPRAVSEVVAVEPDRTLRRLATQAALRVEVPVDVVPAAAEALPVKSEAFDAAVASLVLCSVRDLARSLAELHRVLRPDAELRFFEHGLAPGPGMASVQRALDRTVWPLLFGGCHTSRDPLAAVEAAGFRIVSQRSFRLPERGPALPTSYCVIGSARRVA
- a CDS encoding GNAT family N-acetyltransferase is translated as MSDLHIGPAAAADLTAVLDFWQAAAEGTSISDDLAGVERLHARDPHALLLARRDGQLVGTVIAGFDGWRCHLYRLAVHPAHRRQGIGSALLAAAEERFEALGGRRADAMVLDRNASAHRAWDAAGYRPEEQWTRWVKPLGAPTR